A genomic segment from Patescibacteria group bacterium encodes:
- a CDS encoding UPF0182 family protein gives MKNKIQIQTIIFILLFLTIFLMPNIFNILVDWHWFANIGYLSVFKTIIWSQILIGIIAGIISFLIIFLNLLISQKTAKSSDLSAKYIEINPVKKIAFNGINKLKIILTLILSIIIGIACASNWEVILKYFNSTSFGLNDPIFGKDISFYFFQLPFFQFFISLCFWLIIFSFIGVMITYSLRGLKSLKSFDSFLIKNKRAKIHLSILAGLFFLLIALNINFVKIPSLLYSSTGPFIGASYTDIHAILPFLKISIIFALLVACLCILSIFKSSNKWIIYSIGLYFVISILGGTIYPAMLQRFIVLPNELVKETPYMEHHIAATRKAFGIDNIIERNLKGEASLTIEDINNNQSTIKNVRLWDREPLLDTFSQIQEIRTYYDFVSVDNDRYQLNGDYRQVLLSPRELNSYSLPQRNFINEHLTFTHGFGLTLSPVNEVTSEGLPVLLIKDLPPVSSIDSLLINDPEIYYGELSNEYVVVKTNAKEFDYPSGEENIFTNYSGSGGVKINSFFRKALFAIKFGSLKILLSNDINNDSRIMYYRDIRTRVKKVLPFLKFDNDPYLVIGKEGDLKWIYDAYTVSNKYPYSIFMTGFNDYQSYISNNINYIRNSVKIVIDAYNGDIKVYISDKNDPIIQTYAKIFKDLFMPIEEMNTTLREHTRYPEDLFDYQTKLYSTYHMDKIQIFYNKEDQWVIPSRIGLDTDDPMMRRMIMKLPEEDKEEFILMIPFTPRGKDNLAAWMVARNDNEKYGELIIYKFPKQRLIFGPTQINNRINQDTEVSQQLTLWDQRGSEVIKGNLLVIPIEESLIYVQPIYLRAEGGKIPELKRVIVAYEKHIVMAEDLDTGLAEIFGNNQYNDKIDKQETITAPTTNDLIKQAQKYFEEAIQAQQQGDWSKYGTKLENLGNILKKLK, from the coding sequence ATGAAAAATAAAATACAAATTCAAACTATTATTTTTATACTATTATTTTTAACAATTTTTTTGATGCCAAATATTTTTAATATTTTAGTTGATTGGCATTGGTTTGCTAATATTGGATACTTATCAGTATTCAAGACGATTATTTGGTCACAAATTTTGATTGGCATAATTGCTGGAATAATTTCTTTTTTAATTATATTTTTAAACTTATTAATCAGTCAAAAAACAGCCAAATCATCAGATTTATCAGCAAAATACATTGAGATTAATCCAGTCAAAAAAATAGCATTTAATGGAATTAATAAACTTAAAATAATATTAACATTAATATTGTCAATAATAATCGGGATTGCTTGTGCAAGTAATTGGGAAGTCATTTTAAAATATTTTAATTCTACTAGTTTTGGGTTAAATGACCCTATATTTGGGAAAGATATTTCATTTTATTTTTTTCAACTTCCTTTTTTTCAATTTTTTATTTCTTTATGTTTTTGGCTAATAATTTTCTCTTTCATAGGAGTTATGATTACTTATAGTTTAAGGGGGCTAAAATCATTGAAAAGTTTTGATAGTTTTTTAATTAAAAATAAGCGAGCAAAAATACATCTTTCAATCTTGGCTGGCTTGTTTTTTCTTTTAATTGCCTTGAATATTAATTTTGTTAAAATTCCGAGCTTGCTTTATAGTTCTACGGGTCCTTTTATTGGAGCAAGTTATACTGATATTCATGCTATCTTGCCTTTTCTAAAAATATCAATAATATTTGCATTGCTAGTGGCTTGCTTATGTATTTTAAGTATTTTTAAATCAAGTAATAAATGGATTATATATTCAATTGGGTTGTATTTTGTCATCTCAATTTTAGGTGGGACTATTTATCCAGCCATGTTACAAAGATTTATTGTCTTGCCAAATGAACTTGTAAAAGAAACTCCCTATATGGAACATCATATTGCTGCCACTAGAAAAGCTTTTGGAATTGATAATATTATAGAAAGAAATTTAAAGGGAGAAGCGTCACTCACAATAGAGGATATTAATAATAATCAATCAACAATAAAAAATGTTCGATTATGGGACAGAGAACCTTTATTAGATACATTTTCTCAAATTCAAGAAATTAGGACTTATTATGACTTTGTTTCAGTTGATAATGATAGATATCAACTAAATGGCGATTATAGGCAAGTGTTGTTATCACCCAGAGAGCTTAATTCCTACAGTTTACCACAAAGAAATTTTATTAATGAACATTTAACTTTTACACACGGATTTGGATTAACATTAAGTCCTGTTAATGAGGTTACTTCTGAAGGATTACCAGTGTTATTAATAAAAGACCTTCCGCCTGTTTCAAGTATTGATTCTCTTTTAATAAACGACCCAGAGATATATTATGGCGAGCTTTCTAATGAATATGTTGTTGTGAAAACAAACGCTAAAGAATTCGATTATCCATCTGGAGAAGAAAATATTTTTACTAATTATAGCGGGAGCGGGGGAGTGAAGATTAATTCTTTTTTTAGAAAAGCATTATTTGCAATAAAATTTGGTTCTTTAAAAATTCTTCTTTCAAATGACATAAATAATGACTCTAGGATAATGTATTATAGAGATATTAGAACAAGAGTGAAAAAAGTGTTGCCATTTTTAAAATTTGACAATGATCCTTATTTAGTTATTGGAAAAGAAGGAGATTTAAAATGGATTTATGATGCTTATACGGTCAGTAACAAGTATCCGTATTCCATTTTTATGACAGGTTTTAATGATTATCAGTCATATATTTCCAATAACATAAATTATATTAGAAATTCTGTTAAAATAGTAATAGATGCTTATAATGGAGATATTAAAGTTTATATTTCTGATAAAAATGACCCAATTATACAAACATATGCCAAAATTTTTAAAGATTTGTTTATGCCAATAGAAGAAATGAATACAACTTTAAGAGAACATACAAGATATCCAGAAGATTTATTTGATTATCAAACCAAGCTTTATTCCACTTATCATATGGATAAAATTCAGATTTTTTATAACAAGGAAGACCAGTGGGTTATTCCGTCAAGAATAGGACTCGACACAGATGACCCAATGATGCGTAGAATGATAATGAAACTTCCAGAAGAAGATAAAGAAGAGTTTATTTTAATGATTCCATTTACTCCAAGAGGCAAGGATAATTTAGCTGCTTGGATGGTGGCGAGAAATGATAATGAAAAATATGGAGAATTAATTATATATAAATTTCCAAAACAAAGATTAATTTTTGGTCCAACCCAAATAAACAATAGAATAAATCAAGACACAGAAGTATCTCAACAATTAACTTTATGGGACCAAAGAGGGTCAGAGGTAATTAAAGGGAATTTATTGGTAATTCCAATTGAAGAATCGCTTATATATGTTCAACCAATTTATTTAAGAGCAGAAGGTGGTAAAATTCCAGAATTAAAACGGGTAATAGTTGCTTATGAAAAACATATAGTTATGGCCGAAGACTTAGACACTGGCTTAGCTGAAATATTTGGAAATAATCAATATAATGATAAAATCGATAAACAAGAAACAATAACAGCCCCTACAACCAATGACTTAATAAAGCAAGCCCAAAAATATTTTGAGGAAGCGATTCAAGCACAGCAACAAGGGGATTGGTCTAAATATGGAACTAAATTAGAAAATCTTGGTAATATCCTTAAAAAATTAAAATAA
- a CDS encoding peptidylprolyl isomerase — translation MEIVKDVKKIEPTEFDDLVSKYKQAIIKTSLGDIKVELYNNDSPITVNNFLNLANKEFYDNTKFHRVIKNFMIQAGDPNSKDNNWDDDGTGGPGYSFKDEINEHKLVKGSLAMANSGPNTNGSQFFIVTANQTSWLDGLHTNFGYVIDGLDVIEKIEKTEANARDHPINDIIIKSIVLE, via the coding sequence ATGGAAATAGTTAAAGATGTTAAAAAAATAGAGCCAACTGAATTTGATGATTTGGTTAGCAAATACAAGCAAGCTATTATTAAAACAAGTTTAGGAGATATTAAGGTAGAACTTTATAACAATGATTCTCCTATTACTGTTAATAATTTTCTTAATTTAGCAAACAAAGAGTTTTATGATAACACAAAGTTTCATCGTGTAATAAAAAACTTCATGATTCAAGCAGGTGATCCAAATAGTAAAGACAATAATTGGGATGACGATGGCACAGGTGGTCCAGGATATTCATTTAAAGACGAGATAAATGAACATAAATTAGTAAAAGGAAGCTTAGCCATGGCTAACTCCGGACCAAATACAAATGGTTCTCAATTTTTTATTGTTACTGCTAATCAAACTTCTTGGCTTGATGGCCTGCATACTAATTTTGGATATGTTATTGACGGCTTGGATGTTATTGAAAAAATTGAAAAAACAGAGGCTAATGCAAGGGACCATCCAATAAATGATATAATTATAAAAAGTATTGTTTTAGAGTAA